The genomic region CAGCGGGATGGGCAATCATGCGCCGGAACGGATCGCAATAAGGCGCGGGAAAATCCACCAGCCCCGGCAATAACGGCCGCCCCGTTCCCGCCTGGCTCTTCGAACCTCGCGCCAGTTCTGCACCAACCTCAATCCGATCCTGAAATTTATCTACCGCCTCATTCGCCTTTTCCAGCCATTCCTCATCCATCACCCCGCGCACCACCAGATAGCCATTCAAATCCCAAAAATAAAATTCCTTCTCATCAATTTTTGAATCTGGATCCCGAATATAAATCGAAGGATGAATCACCTCAGAACTCTCTTCCACCCACGTCTTTTCGCCATCGGTATTCAGCACCGGCGGCGGATTAGAACCCTTAAACCCCGGCCTGTACATCACCGCCTTCTGTTCGGGAGGCGCACTCTCCGTCCACCCGGGTCGCGTTTCGGTCTCAGCCCCCGGTCCCGGTCCATTCGACTGGATGACGGCCCGCCCCGCATACCAGTACGTCAACAGCCGTTTCGGCGAACCCATCCACGGACGCATCCCCTGCAACGCAGATTCCGCCAGCAAAAATAAATCACCCGCCTTCAGCACCGGTTGCTTCACCAAACCCATATCGTCCTGCCCCGTCGCCAGATCCTGCGGCGTTTCCACATTGCTCTTGTGACTCGCCTGAACCACCACAAGTCCGCCATCTCCATCCTCCACATCCTCCAGCACCCAGACCGCCTTCACCCCCTGGCACGACCGACGACCATTTTGAATAAAATACGCCCGGGACGGATTCCGAGGTTCATCTCCGCCAAACAGGCCCTGCCCGATCTCCCCCTCCCGGCTCCCCAGCAACCGGGGTGCCTGATCCAGTCGGAACCCATGCCCAATAATCTGGTTCAAATACCACACCAGTTGCGGATGCACCAGCAAATTTCGAAACAGATCCCGCTGGGGTGCCTCCCAACCCAGCATGCCCTCGGATCCACCCACTTCGTCCAGCGCCCTGTTCAAAGTCTCAACTTCCCCGCGACTCAACACCCCTGGAACGTGCAAATATCCGGCGACATCAAACGCATAATTCTCTTCATTGCTCATCTCTTCCCGGTCCATCTCTGACCTCCTGTTGGAAGATTGGGGTTTGTCTCTGCATTATAAACTTTTTACTCAATCCAATCAAAAAGTTTTGAAGCTCCAAAAACGCAAAACCGGGACCTGCAGCACAGCCGTAAGCCCCGGTTGTAAACACCCTGTATTTCCCCCAAATATTAAATCTGATGCACCGCCTTGCGCTTCGCGCGCATACTGGCGTGCGATTCTGGCGACCCATCGTGAAACGTACCGAACCAGTAATCGAACGGGAAATCATTCTCCCCGTAATTACACTCAAAATAGCGGTGATGCAACTGGTGAAAAAACGACGCCGCAGGCATTCTATCACTGCCTTTCACCTCAATTTTATCAAACCCCACATGACCCTGTGCCGGTGTAAACGCCGCATGTTGTGCATTCATCAACATGTGAATCGGATGGGACGGCACCACCCAGTGAATCAAAATACAGCTAAAATACAACAAATGCTCAATCGGGTGCATAGCCAGCCCGGACCACGGTCCAATATTGATATTCTTGTGATGCAAATAGTGCGCGGACTTGTACAGGGGTTTCCAGTGGGTCAGGCGGTGAACCCAATAAAAATGGAAAAGCCGCCAGAACTGAATACCGCACAGCAACGCAACAAAATAAACCGGTTCTGTGCGCCAATCGACATAGGGAATTATCTCATTCGCAAATGCCCACATAGAAACCACTTCATAAGCCGTCCAGATCGTCCCCCCACTCACACAACTCCAGAAAATATTATCGCGCAATTGATTGCCCCACAAAAACTTGCGATTAGATGTCGCGAGCCATTTCGACGTGTATTTATACCGCGTGCCCTGCGCCTTGAACCTGTAGAAATACACATGCCACGCGCCCGCAATAACGATTAACATCGCAATATTCCGCACATACATCTCGGCAATCCAATCCACGCGGAACTCCACACAGCGCTCGAGCGCGGGTTGCAAATAAAGCCAGGTTCCAATAGCAATAAGCATATAAATCGCGTTCCAGGGCCACAAATAGCCCGGAAAACCGAACATCCACTTCAGCGCCTCAACAGGACGCGGAGGCCATGCAAAAATCGGCGCAGGCGCCGGGCGTTTTGCGGGCTGCCACTCGCCACTTTCATCTCGGGCAACGCCATCTACAACTTCTTTTTCTACCCTGGTATCAGCCATTGTACACTCTCCTCGAATAGTTGAGACTGAGCACTAAATCCTCCCGCTGACCCACTGAATACCCCGCACTAACACCGACTGAAAATTTTCATCCTTCCACGTCTGATTGTCGTGCCCACTCTGAAGGCAAAACACCCGCGTACCATTGTATTGTCGCGTCCAGCCAATCGACTTCATACACACCGGGTGATCTGTCGTCAACAGCAAATGGCTATCCGAATCCGGTTCATCCATCACATATGTCTCATCGACCATCTCCCAATCGGATATCCCTCGCGTAATCGGATGATCCCCATCCTCTACCCCAATCCGCATCACCTCATCGTGGCTGAACGATTCAAACGACCCCGCGACAACACCGGCGATCTGCACCCAGGGATCCCAATTTGGAAATGCCAAAATCGCGTGGTGCAACAACACAACACCCTTACCCGTCGCCAGCCAGGACTCCAGCGCGCTCAGAGGTCGCCCCATCCACCCGGGGCGGTTCTCATCTGTCGGACCCTCCTTGTGCATATTGTAAAACACAACCGCATCGTAGAAATCGCGTTCCTCTGCTCGCGGCGATGCAAAATCCTCCAGAGACTGAATATAGGCATCCACGCCTTCCATCTTGCGGAACAACCCGTGAAAATTCGGCACATCAAAACGGTGGCCGCCGGTCACCACTGCAACCTTAATAGAATCGTCCATAAATGTACCTCCCGTAAAATATAACCTATCTCCCTCGATCTGTCTCCCAAACCGGCCTTTCCTGCCACGGCTCAAAATCTGGATTCTCCTCGGGAATTTTGGCTTCGATCTCCTCCTGCCACGCTTTCAGAAGCGCGTGCAATCGATCTCGCACACCGGGCAATTCATCTGCCAGATCATTCTCCTCGCCAATATCCTCTCGCAAATTGTACAACTCGACATGCCCGGATTCAAAAAACTCAATCAGCTTATAATCCCCTGCTCGAACCGAAGATCCAGGCGTCCCTCCCTGATTGCCATAATGCGGAAAATGCCAGAAAATCGCATCGCGCGCCAGATCGTCCCCCCTCAACAAAGGCGCGATACTCACCCCATCGCAATGCTGCTCGGGAATCAGATCCAGATCCGCCATTTCCAATATCGTCGGATAATAATCTGTACTCGTCACCGGAACATCGCAAACAGACCCCGCCTGTGTCACACCGGGCCATTTGACAATCAGCGGCTCTCGCGTTC from Gemmatimonadota bacterium harbors:
- a CDS encoding phytanoyl-CoA dioxygenase family protein — its product is MDREEMSNEENYAFDVAGYLHVPGVLSRGEVETLNRALDEVGGSEGMLGWEAPQRDLFRNLLVHPQLVWYLNQIIGHGFRLDQAPRLLGSREGEIGQGLFGGDEPRNPSRAYFIQNGRRSCQGVKAVWVLEDVEDGDGGLVVVQASHKSNVETPQDLATGQDDMGLVKQPVLKAGDLFLLAESALQGMRPWMGSPKRLLTYWYAGRAVIQSNGPGPGAETETRPGWTESAPPEQKAVMYRPGFKGSNPPPVLNTDGEKTWVEESSEVIHPSIYIRDPDSKIDEKEFYFWDLNGYLVVRGVMDEEWLEKANEAVDKFQDRIEVGAELARGSKSQAGTGRPLLPGLVDFPAPYCDPFRRMIAHPAVVHRLNWMGASGYRTGGGTVFCAVQGTSGHALHDGNEPMSPSRGYQFKNGRSYCETVTITWQLRDVEPDLGGFACVPGSHKTQYSMPPGVRTCDETMGLVVQPAMKAGDVLFFMDGGCTHGALAWKNPIPRRGVLIKYQSKNSNWGGGVIDPQERWGDMVEDMTEEQFAVMRGPERDGWDRTVPRLVVRDGQVHVSYDPEGDRYAASYRKPGEKVD
- a CDS encoding sterol desaturase family protein, which gives rise to MADTRVEKEVVDGVARDESGEWQPAKRPAPAPIFAWPPRPVEALKWMFGFPGYLWPWNAIYMLIAIGTWLYLQPALERCVEFRVDWIAEMYVRNIAMLIVIAGAWHVYFYRFKAQGTRYKYTSKWLATSNRKFLWGNQLRDNIFWSCVSGGTIWTAYEVVSMWAFANEIIPYVDWRTEPVYFVALLCGIQFWRLFHFYWVHRLTHWKPLYKSAHYLHHKNINIGPWSGLAMHPIEHLLYFSCILIHWVVPSHPIHMLMNAQHAAFTPAQGHVGFDKIEVKGSDRMPAASFFHQLHHRYFECNYGENDFPFDYWFGTFHDGSPESHASMRAKRKAVHQI
- a CDS encoding ThuA domain-containing protein: MDDSIKVAVVTGGHRFDVPNFHGLFRKMEGVDAYIQSLEDFASPRAEERDFYDAVVFYNMHKEGPTDENRPGWMGRPLSALESWLATGKGVVLLHHAILAFPNWDPWVQIAGVVAGSFESFSHDEVMRIGVEDGDHPITRGISDWEMVDETYVMDEPDSDSHLLLTTDHPVCMKSIGWTRQYNGTRVFCLQSGHDNQTWKDENFQSVLVRGIQWVSGRI